Proteins encoded within one genomic window of Macaca fascicularis isolate 582-1 chromosome 16, T2T-MFA8v1.1:
- the ETV4 gene encoding ETS translocation variant 4 isoform X4 encodes MERRMKTGYLDQQVPYTFSSKSPGNGSLREALMVPQGKLMDPGSLPPLDSEDLFQDLSHFQETWLAEAQVPDSDEQFVPDFHSENLAFHSPTTRIKKEPQSPRTDPALSCSRKPPLPYHHGEQCLYSSAYDPPRQLAIKSPAPGALGQSPLQPFPRAEQRNFLRSSGTSQPHPGHGYLGERSSVFQQPLDICHSFTSQGGGREPLPAPYQHQLSEPCPPYPQQSFKQEYHDPLYEQAGQPAVDQGGVNGHRYPGAGVVIKQEQTDFAYDSDVTGCASMYLHTEGFSGPSPGYGYEKPLRPFPDDVCVVPEKFEGDIKQEGVNAFREGPPYQRRGALQLWQFLVALLDDPTNAHFIAWTGRGMEFKLIEPEEVARLWGIQKNRPAMNYDKLSRSLRYYYEKGIMQKVAGERYVYKFVCEPEALFSLAFPDNQRPALKAEFDRPVSEEDTVPLSHLDESPAYLPELAGPAQPFGPKGGYSY; translated from the exons ATGGAGCGGAGGATGAAAACCGGATACTTGGACCAGCAAGTGCCCTACACCTTCAGCAGC AAATCGCCCGGAAATGGGAGCTTGCGCGAAGCGCTGATGGTCCCGCAGGGGAAGCTCATGGACCCGGGCTCCCTGCCGCCCCTCGACTCTGAAG ATCTCTTCCAGGATCTAAGTCACTTCCAGGAGACGTGGCTCGCTGAAG CTCAGGTACCAGACAGTGATGAGCAGTTTGTTCCTGATTTCCATTCAGAAAACC TAGCTTTCCACAGCCCCACCACCAGGATCAAGAAGGAGCCCCAGAGTCCCCGCACAGACCCGGCCCTGTCCTGCAGCAGGAAGCCGCCACTCCCCTATCACCATGGCGAGCAGTGCCTTTACTCCAG TGCCTATGACCCCCCCAGACAACTCGCCATCAAGTCCCCTGCCCCTGGTGCCCTTGGACAGTCGCCCCTGCAGCCCTTTCCCCGGGCGGAGCAACGGAATTTCCTGAGATCCTCTGGCACCTCCCAACCCCACCCTGGCCATGGGTACCTTGGGGAACGTAG CTCCGTCTTCCAGCAGCCCCTGGACATTTGCCACTCCTTCACATCTCAGGGAGGGGGCCGGGAACCCCTTCCAGCCCCCTACCAACACCAGCTGTCGGAGCCCTGCCCACCCTACCCCCAGCAGAGCTTTAAGCAAGAATACCATGACCCCCTGTATGAACAGGCGGGCCAGCCAGCTGTGGACCAGGGTGGGGTCAACGGGCACAGGTACCCAGGGGCGGGGGTGGTGATCAAACAGGAACAGACGGACTTCGCCTACGACTCAG ATGTCACTGGGTGCGCATCAATGTACCTCCACACAGAGGGCTTCTCTGGGCCCTCTCCAG GCTATGGCTATGAGAAACCTCTGCGACCATTCCCAGATGATGTCTGCGTTGTCCCTGAGAAGTTTGAAG GAGACATCAAGCAGGAAGGGGTCAATGCATTTCGAGAGGGGCCACCCTACCAGCGCCGGGGTGCCCTACAGCTGTGGCAATTTCTGGTGGCCCTGCTGGATGACCCAACAAATGCCCATTTCATTGCCTGGACAGGCCGGGGAATGGAGTTCAAGCTCATTGAGCCTGAGGAG GTCGCCAGGCTCTGGGGCATCCAGAAGAACCGGCCAGCCATGAATTACGACAAGTTGAGCCGCTCGCTCCGATACTATTACGAGAAAGGCATCATGCAGAAG GTGGCTGGTGAGCGTTACGTGTACAAGTTTGTGTGCGAGCCCGAGGCCCTCTTCTCTTTGGCCTTCCCGGACAATCAGCGTCCAGCTCTCAAGGCCGAGTTTGACCGGCCTGTCAGTGAGGAGGACACAGTCCCTTTGTCTCACTTGGACGAGAGCCCCGCCTACCTCCCAGAGCTGGCTGGCCCTGCCCAGCCGTTTGGCCCCAAGGGTGGCTACTCTTACTAG
- the ETV4 gene encoding ETS translocation variant 4 isoform X9, translated as MQLPGPCPPAPSQHHPSLLSCLFPPAQVPDSDEQFVPDFHSENLAFHSPTTRIKKEPQSPRTDPALSCSRKPPLPYHHGEQCLYSSAYDPPRQLAIKSPAPGALGQSPLQPFPRAEQRNFLRSSGTSQPHPGHGYLGERSSVFQQPLDICHSFTSQGGGREPLPAPYQHQLSEPCPPYPQQSFKQEYHDPLYEQAGQPAVDQGGVNGHRYPGAGVVIKQEQTDFAYDSDVTGCASMYLHTEGFSGPSPGYGYEKPLRPFPDDVCVVPEKFEGDIKQEGVNAFREGPPYQRRGALQLWQFLVALLDDPTNAHFIAWTGRGMEFKLIEPEEVARLWGIQKNRPAMNYDKLSRSLRYYYEKGIMQKVAGERYVYKFVCEPEALFSLAFPDNQRPALKAEFDRPVSEEDTVPLSHLDESPAYLPELAGPAQPFGPKGGYSY; from the exons ATGCAGCTGCCGGGGCCCTGTCCCCCTGCACCATCCCAGCACCACCCCAGTCTCCTCTCCTGTCTCTTCCCACCAG CTCAGGTACCAGACAGTGATGAGCAGTTTGTTCCTGATTTCCATTCAGAAAACC TAGCTTTCCACAGCCCCACCACCAGGATCAAGAAGGAGCCCCAGAGTCCCCGCACAGACCCGGCCCTGTCCTGCAGCAGGAAGCCGCCACTCCCCTATCACCATGGCGAGCAGTGCCTTTACTCCAG TGCCTATGACCCCCCCAGACAACTCGCCATCAAGTCCCCTGCCCCTGGTGCCCTTGGACAGTCGCCCCTGCAGCCCTTTCCCCGGGCGGAGCAACGGAATTTCCTGAGATCCTCTGGCACCTCCCAACCCCACCCTGGCCATGGGTACCTTGGGGAACGTAG CTCCGTCTTCCAGCAGCCCCTGGACATTTGCCACTCCTTCACATCTCAGGGAGGGGGCCGGGAACCCCTTCCAGCCCCCTACCAACACCAGCTGTCGGAGCCCTGCCCACCCTACCCCCAGCAGAGCTTTAAGCAAGAATACCATGACCCCCTGTATGAACAGGCGGGCCAGCCAGCTGTGGACCAGGGTGGGGTCAACGGGCACAGGTACCCAGGGGCGGGGGTGGTGATCAAACAGGAACAGACGGACTTCGCCTACGACTCAG ATGTCACTGGGTGCGCATCAATGTACCTCCACACAGAGGGCTTCTCTGGGCCCTCTCCAG GCTATGGCTATGAGAAACCTCTGCGACCATTCCCAGATGATGTCTGCGTTGTCCCTGAGAAGTTTGAAG GAGACATCAAGCAGGAAGGGGTCAATGCATTTCGAGAGGGGCCACCCTACCAGCGCCGGGGTGCCCTACAGCTGTGGCAATTTCTGGTGGCCCTGCTGGATGACCCAACAAATGCCCATTTCATTGCCTGGACAGGCCGGGGAATGGAGTTCAAGCTCATTGAGCCTGAGGAG GTCGCCAGGCTCTGGGGCATCCAGAAGAACCGGCCAGCCATGAATTACGACAAGTTGAGCCGCTCGCTCCGATACTATTACGAGAAAGGCATCATGCAGAAG GTGGCTGGTGAGCGTTACGTGTACAAGTTTGTGTGCGAGCCCGAGGCCCTCTTCTCTTTGGCCTTCCCGGACAATCAGCGTCCAGCTCTCAAGGCCGAGTTTGACCGGCCTGTCAGTGAGGAGGACACAGTCCCTTTGTCTCACTTGGACGAGAGCCCCGCCTACCTCCCAGAGCTGGCTGGCCCTGCCCAGCCGTTTGGCCCCAAGGGTGGCTACTCTTACTAG
- the ETV4 gene encoding ETS translocation variant 4 isoform X8 has translation MQLPGPCPPAPSQHHPSLLSCLFPPAQVPDSDEQFVPDFHSENLAFHSPTTRIKKEPQSPRTDPALSCSRKPPLPYHHGEQCLYSSAYDPPRQLAIKSPAPGALGQSPLQPFPRAEQRNFLRSSGTSQPHPGHGYLGERSSVFQQPLDICHSFTSQGGGREPLPAPYQHQLSEPCPPYPQQSFKQEYHDPLYEQAGQPAVDQGGVNGHRYPGAGVVIKQEQTDFAYDSDVTGCASMYLHTEGFSGPSPGDGAMGYGYEKPLRPFPDDVCVVPEKFEGDIKQEGVNAFREGPPYQRRGALQLWQFLVALLDDPTNAHFIAWTGRGMEFKLIEPEEVARLWGIQKNRPAMNYDKLSRSLRYYYEKGIMQKVAGERYVYKFVCEPEALFSLAFPDNQRPALKAEFDRPVSEEDTVPLSHLDESPAYLPELAGPAQPFGPKGGYSY, from the exons ATGCAGCTGCCGGGGCCCTGTCCCCCTGCACCATCCCAGCACCACCCCAGTCTCCTCTCCTGTCTCTTCCCACCAG CTCAGGTACCAGACAGTGATGAGCAGTTTGTTCCTGATTTCCATTCAGAAAACC TAGCTTTCCACAGCCCCACCACCAGGATCAAGAAGGAGCCCCAGAGTCCCCGCACAGACCCGGCCCTGTCCTGCAGCAGGAAGCCGCCACTCCCCTATCACCATGGCGAGCAGTGCCTTTACTCCAG TGCCTATGACCCCCCCAGACAACTCGCCATCAAGTCCCCTGCCCCTGGTGCCCTTGGACAGTCGCCCCTGCAGCCCTTTCCCCGGGCGGAGCAACGGAATTTCCTGAGATCCTCTGGCACCTCCCAACCCCACCCTGGCCATGGGTACCTTGGGGAACGTAG CTCCGTCTTCCAGCAGCCCCTGGACATTTGCCACTCCTTCACATCTCAGGGAGGGGGCCGGGAACCCCTTCCAGCCCCCTACCAACACCAGCTGTCGGAGCCCTGCCCACCCTACCCCCAGCAGAGCTTTAAGCAAGAATACCATGACCCCCTGTATGAACAGGCGGGCCAGCCAGCTGTGGACCAGGGTGGGGTCAACGGGCACAGGTACCCAGGGGCGGGGGTGGTGATCAAACAGGAACAGACGGACTTCGCCTACGACTCAG ATGTCACTGGGTGCGCATCAATGTACCTCCACACAGAGGGCTTCTCTGGGCCCTCTCCAGGTGACGGGGCCATGG GCTATGGCTATGAGAAACCTCTGCGACCATTCCCAGATGATGTCTGCGTTGTCCCTGAGAAGTTTGAAG GAGACATCAAGCAGGAAGGGGTCAATGCATTTCGAGAGGGGCCACCCTACCAGCGCCGGGGTGCCCTACAGCTGTGGCAATTTCTGGTGGCCCTGCTGGATGACCCAACAAATGCCCATTTCATTGCCTGGACAGGCCGGGGAATGGAGTTCAAGCTCATTGAGCCTGAGGAG GTCGCCAGGCTCTGGGGCATCCAGAAGAACCGGCCAGCCATGAATTACGACAAGTTGAGCCGCTCGCTCCGATACTATTACGAGAAAGGCATCATGCAGAAG GTGGCTGGTGAGCGTTACGTGTACAAGTTTGTGTGCGAGCCCGAGGCCCTCTTCTCTTTGGCCTTCCCGGACAATCAGCGTCCAGCTCTCAAGGCCGAGTTTGACCGGCCTGTCAGTGAGGAGGACACAGTCCCTTTGTCTCACTTGGACGAGAGCCCCGCCTACCTCCCAGAGCTGGCTGGCCCTGCCCAGCCGTTTGGCCCCAAGGGTGGCTACTCTTACTAG
- the ETV4 gene encoding ETS translocation variant 4 isoform X7, producing MQLPGPCPPAPSQHHPSLLSCLFPPAQVPDSDEQFVPDFHSENLAFHSPTTRIKKEPQSPRTDPALSCSRKPPLPYHHGEQCLYSSAYDPPRQLAIKSPAPGALGQSPLQPFPRAEQRNFLRSSGTSQPHPGHGYLGERSSVFQQPLDICHSFTSQGGGREPLPAPYQHQLSEPCPPYPQQSFKQEYHDPLYEQAGQPAVDQGGVNGHRYPGAGVVIKQEQTDFAYDSDVTGCASMYLHTEGFSGPSPGDGAMDLSNPQLPLQGYGYEKPLRPFPDDVCVVPEKFEGDIKQEGVNAFREGPPYQRRGALQLWQFLVALLDDPTNAHFIAWTGRGMEFKLIEPEEVARLWGIQKNRPAMNYDKLSRSLRYYYEKGIMQKVAGERYVYKFVCEPEALFSLAFPDNQRPALKAEFDRPVSEEDTVPLSHLDESPAYLPELAGPAQPFGPKGGYSY from the exons ATGCAGCTGCCGGGGCCCTGTCCCCCTGCACCATCCCAGCACCACCCCAGTCTCCTCTCCTGTCTCTTCCCACCAG CTCAGGTACCAGACAGTGATGAGCAGTTTGTTCCTGATTTCCATTCAGAAAACC TAGCTTTCCACAGCCCCACCACCAGGATCAAGAAGGAGCCCCAGAGTCCCCGCACAGACCCGGCCCTGTCCTGCAGCAGGAAGCCGCCACTCCCCTATCACCATGGCGAGCAGTGCCTTTACTCCAG TGCCTATGACCCCCCCAGACAACTCGCCATCAAGTCCCCTGCCCCTGGTGCCCTTGGACAGTCGCCCCTGCAGCCCTTTCCCCGGGCGGAGCAACGGAATTTCCTGAGATCCTCTGGCACCTCCCAACCCCACCCTGGCCATGGGTACCTTGGGGAACGTAG CTCCGTCTTCCAGCAGCCCCTGGACATTTGCCACTCCTTCACATCTCAGGGAGGGGGCCGGGAACCCCTTCCAGCCCCCTACCAACACCAGCTGTCGGAGCCCTGCCCACCCTACCCCCAGCAGAGCTTTAAGCAAGAATACCATGACCCCCTGTATGAACAGGCGGGCCAGCCAGCTGTGGACCAGGGTGGGGTCAACGGGCACAGGTACCCAGGGGCGGGGGTGGTGATCAAACAGGAACAGACGGACTTCGCCTACGACTCAG ATGTCACTGGGTGCGCATCAATGTACCTCCACACAGAGGGCTTCTCTGGGCCCTCTCCAGGTGACGGGGCCATGG ATCTGAGCAACCCCCAACTTCCTCTACAAGGCTATGGCTATGAGAAACCTCTGCGACCATTCCCAGATGATGTCTGCGTTGTCCCTGAGAAGTTTGAAG GAGACATCAAGCAGGAAGGGGTCAATGCATTTCGAGAGGGGCCACCCTACCAGCGCCGGGGTGCCCTACAGCTGTGGCAATTTCTGGTGGCCCTGCTGGATGACCCAACAAATGCCCATTTCATTGCCTGGACAGGCCGGGGAATGGAGTTCAAGCTCATTGAGCCTGAGGAG GTCGCCAGGCTCTGGGGCATCCAGAAGAACCGGCCAGCCATGAATTACGACAAGTTGAGCCGCTCGCTCCGATACTATTACGAGAAAGGCATCATGCAGAAG GTGGCTGGTGAGCGTTACGTGTACAAGTTTGTGTGCGAGCCCGAGGCCCTCTTCTCTTTGGCCTTCCCGGACAATCAGCGTCCAGCTCTCAAGGCCGAGTTTGACCGGCCTGTCAGTGAGGAGGACACAGTCCCTTTGTCTCACTTGGACGAGAGCCCCGCCTACCTCCCAGAGCTGGCTGGCCCTGCCCAGCCGTTTGGCCCCAAGGGTGGCTACTCTTACTAG
- the ETV4 gene encoding ETS translocation variant 4 isoform X5, with the protein MVPQGKLMDPGSLPPLDSEDLFQDLSHFQETWLAEAQVPDSDEQFVPDFHSENLAFHSPTTRIKKEPQSPRTDPALSCSRKPPLPYHHGEQCLYSSAYDPPRQLAIKSPAPGALGQSPLQPFPRAEQRNFLRSSGTSQPHPGHGYLGERSSVFQQPLDICHSFTSQGGGREPLPAPYQHQLSEPCPPYPQQSFKQEYHDPLYEQAGQPAVDQGGVNGHRYPGAGVVIKQEQTDFAYDSDVTGCASMYLHTEGFSGPSPGDGAMDLSNPQLPLQGYGYEKPLRPFPDDVCVVPEKFEGDIKQEGVNAFREGPPYQRRGALQLWQFLVALLDDPTNAHFIAWTGRGMEFKLIEPEEVARLWGIQKNRPAMNYDKLSRSLRYYYEKGIMQKVAGERYVYKFVCEPEALFSLAFPDNQRPALKAEFDRPVSEEDTVPLSHLDESPAYLPELAGPAQPFGPKGGYSY; encoded by the exons ATGGTCCCGCAGGGGAAGCTCATGGACCCGGGCTCCCTGCCGCCCCTCGACTCTGAAG ATCTCTTCCAGGATCTAAGTCACTTCCAGGAGACGTGGCTCGCTGAAG CTCAGGTACCAGACAGTGATGAGCAGTTTGTTCCTGATTTCCATTCAGAAAACC TAGCTTTCCACAGCCCCACCACCAGGATCAAGAAGGAGCCCCAGAGTCCCCGCACAGACCCGGCCCTGTCCTGCAGCAGGAAGCCGCCACTCCCCTATCACCATGGCGAGCAGTGCCTTTACTCCAG TGCCTATGACCCCCCCAGACAACTCGCCATCAAGTCCCCTGCCCCTGGTGCCCTTGGACAGTCGCCCCTGCAGCCCTTTCCCCGGGCGGAGCAACGGAATTTCCTGAGATCCTCTGGCACCTCCCAACCCCACCCTGGCCATGGGTACCTTGGGGAACGTAG CTCCGTCTTCCAGCAGCCCCTGGACATTTGCCACTCCTTCACATCTCAGGGAGGGGGCCGGGAACCCCTTCCAGCCCCCTACCAACACCAGCTGTCGGAGCCCTGCCCACCCTACCCCCAGCAGAGCTTTAAGCAAGAATACCATGACCCCCTGTATGAACAGGCGGGCCAGCCAGCTGTGGACCAGGGTGGGGTCAACGGGCACAGGTACCCAGGGGCGGGGGTGGTGATCAAACAGGAACAGACGGACTTCGCCTACGACTCAG ATGTCACTGGGTGCGCATCAATGTACCTCCACACAGAGGGCTTCTCTGGGCCCTCTCCAGGTGACGGGGCCATGG ATCTGAGCAACCCCCAACTTCCTCTACAAGGCTATGGCTATGAGAAACCTCTGCGACCATTCCCAGATGATGTCTGCGTTGTCCCTGAGAAGTTTGAAG GAGACATCAAGCAGGAAGGGGTCAATGCATTTCGAGAGGGGCCACCCTACCAGCGCCGGGGTGCCCTACAGCTGTGGCAATTTCTGGTGGCCCTGCTGGATGACCCAACAAATGCCCATTTCATTGCCTGGACAGGCCGGGGAATGGAGTTCAAGCTCATTGAGCCTGAGGAG GTCGCCAGGCTCTGGGGCATCCAGAAGAACCGGCCAGCCATGAATTACGACAAGTTGAGCCGCTCGCTCCGATACTATTACGAGAAAGGCATCATGCAGAAG GTGGCTGGTGAGCGTTACGTGTACAAGTTTGTGTGCGAGCCCGAGGCCCTCTTCTCTTTGGCCTTCCCGGACAATCAGCGTCCAGCTCTCAAGGCCGAGTTTGACCGGCCTGTCAGTGAGGAGGACACAGTCCCTTTGTCTCACTTGGACGAGAGCCCCGCCTACCTCCCAGAGCTGGCTGGCCCTGCCCAGCCGTTTGGCCCCAAGGGTGGCTACTCTTACTAG
- the ETV4 gene encoding ETS translocation variant 4 isoform X2: protein MERRMKTGYLDQQVPYTFSSKSPGNGSLREALMVPQGKLMDPGSLPPLDSEDLFQDLSHFQETWLAEAQVPDSDEQFVPDFHSENLAFHSPTTRIKKEPQSPRTDPALSCSRKPPLPYHHGEQCLYSSAYDPPRQLAIKSPAPGALGQSPLQPFPRAEQRNFLRSSGTSQPHPGHGYLGERSSVFQQPLDICHSFTSQGGGREPLPAPYQHQLSEPCPPYPQQSFKQEYHDPLYEQAGQPAVDQGGVNGHRYPGAGVVIKQEQTDFAYDSDVTGCASMYLHTEGFSGPSPDLSNPQLPLQGYGYEKPLRPFPDDVCVVPEKFEGDIKQEGVNAFREGPPYQRRGALQLWQFLVALLDDPTNAHFIAWTGRGMEFKLIEPEEVARLWGIQKNRPAMNYDKLSRSLRYYYEKGIMQKVAGERYVYKFVCEPEALFSLAFPDNQRPALKAEFDRPVSEEDTVPLSHLDESPAYLPELAGPAQPFGPKGGYSY, encoded by the exons ATGGAGCGGAGGATGAAAACCGGATACTTGGACCAGCAAGTGCCCTACACCTTCAGCAGC AAATCGCCCGGAAATGGGAGCTTGCGCGAAGCGCTGATGGTCCCGCAGGGGAAGCTCATGGACCCGGGCTCCCTGCCGCCCCTCGACTCTGAAG ATCTCTTCCAGGATCTAAGTCACTTCCAGGAGACGTGGCTCGCTGAAG CTCAGGTACCAGACAGTGATGAGCAGTTTGTTCCTGATTTCCATTCAGAAAACC TAGCTTTCCACAGCCCCACCACCAGGATCAAGAAGGAGCCCCAGAGTCCCCGCACAGACCCGGCCCTGTCCTGCAGCAGGAAGCCGCCACTCCCCTATCACCATGGCGAGCAGTGCCTTTACTCCAG TGCCTATGACCCCCCCAGACAACTCGCCATCAAGTCCCCTGCCCCTGGTGCCCTTGGACAGTCGCCCCTGCAGCCCTTTCCCCGGGCGGAGCAACGGAATTTCCTGAGATCCTCTGGCACCTCCCAACCCCACCCTGGCCATGGGTACCTTGGGGAACGTAG CTCCGTCTTCCAGCAGCCCCTGGACATTTGCCACTCCTTCACATCTCAGGGAGGGGGCCGGGAACCCCTTCCAGCCCCCTACCAACACCAGCTGTCGGAGCCCTGCCCACCCTACCCCCAGCAGAGCTTTAAGCAAGAATACCATGACCCCCTGTATGAACAGGCGGGCCAGCCAGCTGTGGACCAGGGTGGGGTCAACGGGCACAGGTACCCAGGGGCGGGGGTGGTGATCAAACAGGAACAGACGGACTTCGCCTACGACTCAG ATGTCACTGGGTGCGCATCAATGTACCTCCACACAGAGGGCTTCTCTGGGCCCTCTCCAG ATCTGAGCAACCCCCAACTTCCTCTACAAGGCTATGGCTATGAGAAACCTCTGCGACCATTCCCAGATGATGTCTGCGTTGTCCCTGAGAAGTTTGAAG GAGACATCAAGCAGGAAGGGGTCAATGCATTTCGAGAGGGGCCACCCTACCAGCGCCGGGGTGCCCTACAGCTGTGGCAATTTCTGGTGGCCCTGCTGGATGACCCAACAAATGCCCATTTCATTGCCTGGACAGGCCGGGGAATGGAGTTCAAGCTCATTGAGCCTGAGGAG GTCGCCAGGCTCTGGGGCATCCAGAAGAACCGGCCAGCCATGAATTACGACAAGTTGAGCCGCTCGCTCCGATACTATTACGAGAAAGGCATCATGCAGAAG GTGGCTGGTGAGCGTTACGTGTACAAGTTTGTGTGCGAGCCCGAGGCCCTCTTCTCTTTGGCCTTCCCGGACAATCAGCGTCCAGCTCTCAAGGCCGAGTTTGACCGGCCTGTCAGTGAGGAGGACACAGTCCCTTTGTCTCACTTGGACGAGAGCCCCGCCTACCTCCCAGAGCTGGCTGGCCCTGCCCAGCCGTTTGGCCCCAAGGGTGGCTACTCTTACTAG
- the ETV4 gene encoding ETS translocation variant 4 isoform X1, whose translation MERRMKTGYLDQQVPYTFSSKSPGNGSLREALMVPQGKLMDPGSLPPLDSEDLFQDLSHFQETWLAEAQVPDSDEQFVPDFHSENLAFHSPTTRIKKEPQSPRTDPALSCSRKPPLPYHHGEQCLYSSAYDPPRQLAIKSPAPGALGQSPLQPFPRAEQRNFLRSSGTSQPHPGHGYLGERSSVFQQPLDICHSFTSQGGGREPLPAPYQHQLSEPCPPYPQQSFKQEYHDPLYEQAGQPAVDQGGVNGHRYPGAGVVIKQEQTDFAYDSDVTGCASMYLHTEGFSGPSPGDGAMDLSNPQLPLQGYGYEKPLRPFPDDVCVVPEKFEGDIKQEGVNAFREGPPYQRRGALQLWQFLVALLDDPTNAHFIAWTGRGMEFKLIEPEEVARLWGIQKNRPAMNYDKLSRSLRYYYEKGIMQKVAGERYVYKFVCEPEALFSLAFPDNQRPALKAEFDRPVSEEDTVPLSHLDESPAYLPELAGPAQPFGPKGGYSY comes from the exons ATGGAGCGGAGGATGAAAACCGGATACTTGGACCAGCAAGTGCCCTACACCTTCAGCAGC AAATCGCCCGGAAATGGGAGCTTGCGCGAAGCGCTGATGGTCCCGCAGGGGAAGCTCATGGACCCGGGCTCCCTGCCGCCCCTCGACTCTGAAG ATCTCTTCCAGGATCTAAGTCACTTCCAGGAGACGTGGCTCGCTGAAG CTCAGGTACCAGACAGTGATGAGCAGTTTGTTCCTGATTTCCATTCAGAAAACC TAGCTTTCCACAGCCCCACCACCAGGATCAAGAAGGAGCCCCAGAGTCCCCGCACAGACCCGGCCCTGTCCTGCAGCAGGAAGCCGCCACTCCCCTATCACCATGGCGAGCAGTGCCTTTACTCCAG TGCCTATGACCCCCCCAGACAACTCGCCATCAAGTCCCCTGCCCCTGGTGCCCTTGGACAGTCGCCCCTGCAGCCCTTTCCCCGGGCGGAGCAACGGAATTTCCTGAGATCCTCTGGCACCTCCCAACCCCACCCTGGCCATGGGTACCTTGGGGAACGTAG CTCCGTCTTCCAGCAGCCCCTGGACATTTGCCACTCCTTCACATCTCAGGGAGGGGGCCGGGAACCCCTTCCAGCCCCCTACCAACACCAGCTGTCGGAGCCCTGCCCACCCTACCCCCAGCAGAGCTTTAAGCAAGAATACCATGACCCCCTGTATGAACAGGCGGGCCAGCCAGCTGTGGACCAGGGTGGGGTCAACGGGCACAGGTACCCAGGGGCGGGGGTGGTGATCAAACAGGAACAGACGGACTTCGCCTACGACTCAG ATGTCACTGGGTGCGCATCAATGTACCTCCACACAGAGGGCTTCTCTGGGCCCTCTCCAGGTGACGGGGCCATGG ATCTGAGCAACCCCCAACTTCCTCTACAAGGCTATGGCTATGAGAAACCTCTGCGACCATTCCCAGATGATGTCTGCGTTGTCCCTGAGAAGTTTGAAG GAGACATCAAGCAGGAAGGGGTCAATGCATTTCGAGAGGGGCCACCCTACCAGCGCCGGGGTGCCCTACAGCTGTGGCAATTTCTGGTGGCCCTGCTGGATGACCCAACAAATGCCCATTTCATTGCCTGGACAGGCCGGGGAATGGAGTTCAAGCTCATTGAGCCTGAGGAG GTCGCCAGGCTCTGGGGCATCCAGAAGAACCGGCCAGCCATGAATTACGACAAGTTGAGCCGCTCGCTCCGATACTATTACGAGAAAGGCATCATGCAGAAG GTGGCTGGTGAGCGTTACGTGTACAAGTTTGTGTGCGAGCCCGAGGCCCTCTTCTCTTTGGCCTTCCCGGACAATCAGCGTCCAGCTCTCAAGGCCGAGTTTGACCGGCCTGTCAGTGAGGAGGACACAGTCCCTTTGTCTCACTTGGACGAGAGCCCCGCCTACCTCCCAGAGCTGGCTGGCCCTGCCCAGCCGTTTGGCCCCAAGGGTGGCTACTCTTACTAG
- the ETV4 gene encoding ETS translocation variant 4 isoform X10 — MYLHTEGFSGPSPGDGAMDLSNPQLPLQGYGYEKPLRPFPDDVCVVPEKFEGDIKQEGVNAFREGPPYQRRGALQLWQFLVALLDDPTNAHFIAWTGRGMEFKLIEPEEVARLWGIQKNRPAMNYDKLSRSLRYYYEKGIMQKVAGERYVYKFVCEPEALFSLAFPDNQRPALKAEFDRPVSEEDTVPLSHLDESPAYLPELAGPAQPFGPKGGYSY, encoded by the exons ATGTACCTCCACACAGAGGGCTTCTCTGGGCCCTCTCCAGGTGACGGGGCCATGG ATCTGAGCAACCCCCAACTTCCTCTACAAGGCTATGGCTATGAGAAACCTCTGCGACCATTCCCAGATGATGTCTGCGTTGTCCCTGAGAAGTTTGAAG GAGACATCAAGCAGGAAGGGGTCAATGCATTTCGAGAGGGGCCACCCTACCAGCGCCGGGGTGCCCTACAGCTGTGGCAATTTCTGGTGGCCCTGCTGGATGACCCAACAAATGCCCATTTCATTGCCTGGACAGGCCGGGGAATGGAGTTCAAGCTCATTGAGCCTGAGGAG GTCGCCAGGCTCTGGGGCATCCAGAAGAACCGGCCAGCCATGAATTACGACAAGTTGAGCCGCTCGCTCCGATACTATTACGAGAAAGGCATCATGCAGAAG GTGGCTGGTGAGCGTTACGTGTACAAGTTTGTGTGCGAGCCCGAGGCCCTCTTCTCTTTGGCCTTCCCGGACAATCAGCGTCCAGCTCTCAAGGCCGAGTTTGACCGGCCTGTCAGTGAGGAGGACACAGTCCCTTTGTCTCACTTGGACGAGAGCCCCGCCTACCTCCCAGAGCTGGCTGGCCCTGCCCAGCCGTTTGGCCCCAAGGGTGGCTACTCTTACTAG